From the Huiozyma naganishii CBS 8797 chromosome 2, complete genome genome, one window contains:
- the STE20 gene encoding mitogen-activated protein kinase kinase kinase kinase STE20 (similar to Saccharomyces cerevisiae STE20 (YHL007C); ancestral locus Anc_2.496), with protein MESSGANNSHANVYHSMDPRRKDSSSAQGDSTSSSTLDTPIHSNEIPSKLEHNDDNDQKVGENDEGADPELAVSPTSPSRHNNKSMSPSLQDHKTGTSHLQGAQIQGIIGSAITTKEKTFPKIAEEHQEFQRSASTPVVTSGAKKGSSKGNLHSSTNGAEKGVSPSGMRSNASSPNLVKSTKGKNNLQPSNKNKSSITLSSNTTSSSGSRMKGVFSSFVNNIKRNSNNSNSSGGSYQNETPSLSKRSSNTSLKISTPYNAKHIHHVGVDKKTGEYIGLPEEWQKLLTSSGITKKEQQQNMDTVMDIVQFYQDVTQTTNEDKTIKTFKVQGTDPKFPSVIENTEHESPYRPSSKTKSSSSSAKTPDTLTPRINEYQPFKRTTSPKALSPGNQTSSDIQNDKFIPSRPAPRPPGSNKEVNTLASPTLVSASVGQRGESNGEPNLVSSMSSRENSTKKELQPLPPLPQSTSKQSSPSLPPTPLSITSSPSLDSTSKQGNAAFPPIPKTTPNSKSLSRVSKKASEKKREERERHKKEIYARLAEICSDGDPSQKYTNLVKIGQGASGGVYTAYEVGTDASVAIKQMNLEKQPKKELIINEIIVMKDSKHPNIVNFIDSFLLKGDLWVIMEFMEGGSLTDVVTHCILTEGQIGTVCRETLRGLQFLHSNGVIHRDIKSDNILLSMKGDIKLTDFGFCAQINEHNLKRTTMVGTPYWMAPEVVSRKEYGPKVDIWSLGIMIIEMIESEPPYLNETPLRALYLIATNGTPKLKEPELLSDVLNDFLSWCLKVNPDERASASTLLEDPFITEYSEPNVSLAPLVKLARMKKQESDNDSDSNDEQ; from the coding sequence ATGGAAAGCAGCGGCGCAAATAATAGTCATGCTAACGTTTACCACTCCATGGACCCAAGGAGGAAGGATAGTAGTTCCGCGCAAGGTGACTCTACAAGTTCAAGCACGCTAGACACCCCTATCCACTCAAATGAAATACCTTCGAAATTGGAACACAACGACGACAATGATCAAAAAGTGGGTGAGAATGACGAAGGAGCCGATCCGGAGCTAGCTGTCTCACCTACGTCCCCCTCACGACATAACAATAAGAGCATGTCGCCAAGTTTGCAAGATCACAAAACAGGTACGTCACATTTACAAGGAGCTCAAATACAAGGTATTATTGGCAGTGCAATCACtacaaaggaaaaaacgTTCCCTAAAATCGCTGAAGAACACCAGGAATTCCAAAGGTCTGCCTCGACTCCTGTCGTAACCAGCGGTGCCAAAAAGGGGTCCTCGAAAGGGAACTTGCACTCTTCGACAAACGGGGCCGAAAAGGGGGTCAGCCCTAGTGGTATGAGATCGAATGCATCATCACCGAACTTGGTTAAATCGACAAAGGGTAAAAATAACCTTCAACCTAGcaataaaaacaaaagtAGTATCACCCTGAGCAGTAATACCACCTCAAGTAGTGGTAGTAGAATGAAGGGCGTATTCTCTTCGTTTGtaaacaatatcaaaaggAACAGTAATAATAGCAATAGCAGTGGCGGGAGTTACCAGAACGAGACACCGTCCTTGTCTAAGAGGTCGTCTAACACTTCGCTAAAGATATCAACCCCATACAACGCTAAACACATTCATCATGTCGGTGTGGATAAGAAGACAGGAGAGTATATTGGACTGCCAGAGGAGTGGCAAAAACTGCTCACTTCCAGCGGGATCACTAAAaaggaacaacaacaaaacatGGATACAGTTATGGATATAGTACAGTTCTACCAAGATGTGACTCAAACCACAAACGAAGATAAAACaatcaaaactttcaaagttcaAGGAACAGACCCAAAGTTCCCCTCCGTTATTGAAAACACAGAGCATGAATCGCCTTATAGGCCGTCATCTAAGACAAAATCCTCTTCATCTTCCGCAAAGACTCCAGATACGTTGACTCCGAGGATAAATGAGTATCAACCCTTCAAACGGACGACATCTCCCAAAGCCCTTTCGCCTGGTAACCAAACATCATCTGATATACAGAACGATAAATTCATACCATCAAGACCAGCTCCCAGACCTCCAGGAAGTAATAAAGAGGTAAATACACTTGCCAGCCCAACTCTAGTATCTGCATCTGTCGGACAGAGGGGGGAGTCTAATGGCGAGCCCAATTTGGTGTCGTCAATGTCTTCGAGGGAGAACTCTACGAAGAAGGAACTCCAACCTTTACCCCCATTGCCTCAGAGTACAAGCAAACAGAGTTCACCAAGCCTCCCCCCAACTCCACTATCGATAACTTCTTCGCCCTCATTGGACAGCACTTCGAAACAAGGTAATGCAGCATTTCCTCCGATTCCCAAAACAACGCCGAACTCCAAGAGTTTATCAAGAGTCTCTAAGAAGGcaagtgaaaaaaagagagaggaaagagaaaggcacaagaaagaaatataTGCCCGGCTTGCGGAAATCTGCTCGGACGGTGACCCAAGTCAAAAATACACAAATTTAGTCAAGATCGGACAAGGTGCCTCCGGTGGTGTTTACACTGCGTACGAAGTAGGCACTGACGCGTCTGTTGCTATCAAACAGAtgaatttggagaaacagCCCAAGAAGGAGTTAATCATTAACGAAATTATTGTCATGAAGGATAGCAAGCACCCCAATATCGTTAATTTCATAGACTCATTCTTGCTGAAGGGTGATCTTTGGGTTATCATGGAATTTATGGAGGGTGGCTCACTAACTGACGTGGTTACACATTGCATACTCACGGAGGGACAGATAGGTACCGTTTGTAGAGAAACGCTGAGGGGCTTACAGTTTTTGCATTCCAACGGTGTGATCCATAGAGATATTAAATCTGATAACATTCTGCTTTCCATGAAAGGTGACATCAAACTTACAGACTTTGGCTTTTGTGCTCAAATTAATGAACATAATTTAAAAAGGACCACCATGGTAGGAACACCATACTGGATGGCACCCGAAGTTGTATCCAGGAAGGAATATGGGCCCAAAGTCGATATTTGGTCGTTGGGTATAATGATTATCGAAATGATAGAGAGTGAGCCTCCGTATTTGAACGAAACTCCACTAAGAGCGCTTTATTTGATTGCAACCAACGGCACTCCAAAACTAAAGGAACCCGAGCTTTTGAGTGATGTGTTGAATGACTTCTTGAGTTGGTGTCTAAAAGTCAACCCCGACGAGAGAGCATCAGCATCAACTTTGCTAGAAGATCCCTTTATTACAGAATATTCAGAACCAAACGTATCTCTTGCTCCATTGGTCAAGTTGGCCAGgatgaagaaacaggagaGCGATAATGACTCTGATTCAAATGATGAGCAGTGA
- the IKS1 gene encoding protein kinase IKS1 (similar to Saccharomyces cerevisiae IKS1 (YJL057C); ancestral locus Anc_1.324): protein MSLVPYMDDSLILNDPTSKSLVIVNPSADKLAVFEQVHPRNWSNDPYSLESIRTRRNHEHISIAAYICPQCGTEIMSSNPVEQNNTTTGSNEGVNSVRATSGATKALPNVTLSYKYFKLLQSTHKRHSIRDSTERSAYGSFIPEDLFIPGYFHKFFTTLSLLGNGARGSVFKVVHKIGDTNLGVFALKKISIGNDMKWFNKCIREVQHLSSLTHKSANLITYNHVWLEMDSSYGVKVNEMENEKIPCLFILQQYCSGGNLEDCILIDVFKKFPEKVSTIERKKRFREKRRLRSEHHKPSNIGLTTAQIVSILRDIARGLNELHDIGIIHRDLKPSNCLLLSKYTEPSISDYDDEKPDEKVFKSVEGDAALFPTVVIGDLGESQLAGESRSATGCTGTLEYTAPEVIISPSIAAEVQGTGRRYNEYTFASDMFSLGMICYFIVFGSLPFAPEMEFSRMKEELKRFRIGSKYSLLEKHASMNLLGVDERIFDLMEMLLSLNPKDRPTAKEVEECLEHISPTEQSEEYNAGFVSNHNSSDDSELETAEQIINEKGSSYLSLLPDCDIFENPPTQTGLLTLPERAQVTSLRAKITRFIKSRQLFYFVLSCGCIAANNLRNQVPILLNYFALFLLGLSLHSSIRTCQVILLIEVTFIMISTYYAKIL from the coding sequence ATGAGTCTGGTTCCTTACATGGATGATTCGCTTATACTAAATGATCCAACTTCCAAATCTTTGGTGATTGTAAACCCATCTGCAGACAAATTAGCGGTATTTGAACAGGTCCATCCACGAAACTGGTCAAATGACCCCTACAGCTTGGAAAGCATTAGAACTAGGAGAAATCACGAACATATTTCTATTGCCGCCTATATTTGCCCTCAGTGTGGTACGGAGATAATGAGCTCTAATCCAGTAGAGCAAAATAACACCACTACAGGAAGCAACGAAGGCGTAAATTCCGTTAGAGCTACTAGCGGTGCCACCAAGGCACTTCCAAATGTGACTTTGTCCTAcaaatatttcaaattgCTACAATCAACCCACAAAAGGCATTCAATACGTGACTCAACTGAACGGTCAGCATATGGGTCTTTCATACCTGAGGATCTGTTTATACCAGGTTATTTTCATAAATTCTTTACTACTTTATCACTGCTCGGGAATGGCGCCCGTGGCTCCGTTTTCAAGGTTGTTCATAAAATAGGTGATACCAATTTGGGTGTATTtgctttgaaaaagatTTCCATCGGGAACGACATGAAGTGGTTTAACAAATGCATCAGAGAAGTTCAGCATCTAAGTTCCCTAACTCACAAGAGTGCCAATTTAATCACGTACAACCATGTCTGGTTAGAAATGGATTCATCTTATGGTGTAAAAGTAAACGAAATGGAAAACGAGAAAATTCCTTGCTTATTTATTCTCCAGCAATACTGCTCAGGCGGGAATTTAGAAGACTGTATCTTAATTGACGtattcaaaaaatttcCAGAGAAGGTTTCGACCATAGAAAGGAAGAAACGATtcagggaaaaaagaaggttgAGAAGTGAGCACCACAAGCCTTCGAATATTGGTTTAACCACAGCCCAGATAGTGTCCATTTTGCGTGATATTGCAAGGGGATTAAATGAATTGCATGACATTGGAATAATTCACAGAGATCTGAAACCATCCAACTGCCTATTGCTGTCCAAGTATACTGAGCCGAGCATAAGTGActatgatgatgaaaaacCAGATGAGAAAGTGTTTAAAAGTGTAGAAGGCGATGCAGCTTTATTTCCAACTGTGGTAATAGGAGATTTAGGTGAAAGCCAGCTTGCTGGGGAATCACGCTCCGCAACGGGCTGCACAGGCACCCTTGAGTACACGGCCCCTGAGGTAATAATCTCCCCCAGTATAGCAGCAGAAGTTCAAGGGACCGGACGTAGGTATAATGAATATACATTCGCATCAGACATGTTTTCGCTTGGAATGATTTGCTATTTCATTGTTTTCGGTAGCTTACCCTTTGCGCCCGAGATGGAGTTTTCTCGAATGAAAGAGGAACTGAAAAGGTTCCGAATTGGATCCAAATATTCTTTGCTCGAAAAACATGCATCTATGAACCTTCTCGGTGTTGATGAAAGAATATTTGATCTGATGGAAATGCTGCTTTCCTTAAACCCCAAAGACAGACCAACTGCAAAGGAGGTAGAGGAGTGCTTAGAACATATATCTCCTACAGAACAATCTGAAGAATATAACGCAGGATTTGTATCAAACCATAACTCTAGTGATGACTCCGAATTGGAAACAGCGGAGCAGATTATCAATGAGAAGGGAAGCAGTTACTTGAGTTTGCTCCCCGATTGTGACATTTTCGAAAACCCACCAACGCAAACTGGATTACTTACTTTACCTGAACGTGCTCAAGTTACCAGTTTGAGGGCAAAGATTACGAGATTTATCAAGAGTCGTCAGCTATTTTATTTCGTTTTATCATGCGGCTGTATCGCGGCTAACAACTTGAGGAATCAAGTTCCTATCTTATTGAACTACTTTGCATTGTTTCTGCTTGGGTTATCCTTACATTCTTCGATAAGAACTTGTCAAGTAATACTACTCATTGAGGTGACATTTATTATGATTTCCACATACTATGCAAAAATTTTATAG